From Struthio camelus isolate bStrCam1 chromosome 7, bStrCam1.hap1, whole genome shotgun sequence, a single genomic window includes:
- the ZNF488 gene encoding zinc finger protein 488 produces MELTSLPKFLWTSDNKLLHHHFPDILATVHTTQDIPKEVIFGPCMLQNTLLDTVAFIALKCSDRRNIHYVFKVDITSVHSPTGLPWMRLVQAAANSKEQNLEAYLKNSQLYYRSTRKINKNEELLVWYDEELSSLLGFNEIKTWSLQNELRCQECNRVFKCEHSYLSHVRFLCVSEKSALLWRKFQDPKTAKGSLAEQTTNFHSLARDLEVKMATRKDDAHGLTGERRAKSEEIENNRSRKTVLLEKTNNLSEEHICGGKEETGGEHALAGSFWKLSSGRQSAKKDALEQKQSAFTEVRRMKDKLRNERPKESEQEDGPVPLGKEQVSKEVLLNSSGSAFSFVWPTRARGEQKSAFSKPSKRLAERATVNSSHPMNDSAKSLGELSGLIATADIMCCSTLLNSKFFVSDLCNSQMLQTSITRSNVFPYTSELWPKQTGGQLQNTTASSSSSSSSSSLTLLPPTFTSFGVAAQNWCAKCNLSFRMTSDLVFHMRSHHKKEYSSTESQCKRRREEKLTCPICHEYFRERHHLSRHMTSHN; encoded by the exons ATGGAACTTACGTCCTTGCCTAAATTCCTTTGGACAAGTGACAACAAACTCCTGCATCACCATTTTCCAGATATTTTGGCTACTGTTCATACCACCCAAGACATTCCCAAAGAAGTTATTTTTGGACCGTGCATGCTCCAGAACACCCTACTGGACACTGTAGCTTTTATTGCTCTCAAATGCTCTGATAGAAGGAACATCCATTATGTATTTAAG GTGGACATTACATCAGTGCACAGTCCCACAGGACTGCCTTGGATGAGACTTGTTCAAGCAGCTGCCAATAGCAAGGAGCAGAACTTGGAAGCATACTTAAAAAACAGCCAGTTATATTATCGCTCCACCAGGAAAATCAACAAAAATGAGGAGCTCCTGGTCTGGTATGATGAGGAGCTTTCCAGCCTCCTGGGTTTCAATGAGATAAAAACATGGAGTCTCCAAAATG agctgagatGCCAAGAATGCAACCGAGTCTTTAAATGTGAGCATTCCTATCTCTCCCATGTCCGCTTCCTGTGTGTCTCAGAGAAGAGTGCCCTGCTATGGAGAAAATTCCAGGACCCAAAGACTGCAAAAGGCAGCTTAGCTGAGCAAACCACAAATTTCCACAGCCTGGCAAGGGATCTAGAGGTCAAAATGGCAACTCGAAAAGATGATGCACATGGTCtcacaggagagaggagagcaaaaTCAGAGGAGATTGAGAATAATAGGAGCAGGAAAACTGTGTTGTTGGAGAAAACCAATAATCTGAGCGAAGAACATATCTGTGGGGGCAAGGAAGAGACTGGAGGAGAGCATGCATTGGCTGGTTCTTTCTGGAAGCTTAGTTCAGGGAGGCAGTCAGCTAAGAAGGATGCTTTAGAGCAGAAGCAGAGTGCTTTCACTGAGGTCAGGAGGATGAAGGACAAATTGAGGAATGAGAGACCCAAGGAGTCAGAACAGGAAGATGGCCCGGTCCCACTTGGTAAAGAGCAGGTGTCAAAGGAAGTGTTGCTTAACTCCTCCGGCAGTGCATTCTCCTTTGTATGGCCCACCAGAGCCCGAGGAGAACAGAAGAGTGCTTTCAGCAAACCCAGTAAGCGTCTAGCAGAAAGAGCTACAGTAAATTCTTCTCATCCCATGAACGACTCAGCAAAGAGCCTGGGGGAGCTGTCCGGCCTCATTGCCACTGCAGACATCATGTGCTGCAGCACTCTCCTGAATTCCAAGTTCTTTGTCAGTGATTTGTGTAACTCTCAGATGCTACAGACAAGCATCACTCGGAGCAATGTTTTCCCATATACCTCAGAACTGTGGCCCAAACAAACAGGAGGACAGTTACAAAACACAACCGccagttcttcctcctcttcctcctcctcctccctgactctccttccccccacctttaCATCGTTTGGAGTGGCTGCCCAGAACTGGTGTGCCAAATGCAACCTGTCTTTTCGCATGACATCCGATTTAGTCTTCCACATGCGGTCACACCACAAAAAAGAATATTCCTCAACTGAATCCCAGTGCAAGAGGAGACGGGAGGAGAAGCTAACATGCCCAATATGTCACGAGTACTTCCGAGAACGCCATCATTTATCTCGGCACATGACTTCTCATAATTAG